One region of Malania oleifera isolate guangnan ecotype guangnan chromosome 6, ASM2987363v1, whole genome shotgun sequence genomic DNA includes:
- the LOC131157207 gene encoding DCC family protein At1g52590, chloroplastic isoform X2 — protein sequence MALPIAGGGARLRVGRSAHVRQTITAFAAVSPPRGDAAGWKEATENFFEQDSRPIMLFDGVCNLCNGGVRLVRENDRRRFAALQSESGKKLLRRSGRAPDDISSVVLVEKDRSYVKSEAVLKIMEYIDLPFPQLALLLQFVPLFIRDFVYDNVADNRYKIFGRSDSCEI from the exons ATGGCGCTTCCCATCGCCGGTGGCGGCGCACGGTTAAGAGTGGGACGGTCTGCGCACGTTAGACAAACAATTACAGCTTTTGCTGCCGTATCCCCACCCCGAGGCGATGCAGCAGGGTGGAAAGAGGCGACTGAGAATTTCTTCGAGCAAGACTCAAGGCCCATCATGTTATTTGATG GTGTATGCAACTTATGCAATGGTGGTGTGAGGCTTGTGCGCGAAAATGATCGACGTAG GTTTGCAGCTCTGCAGAGCGAATCAGGGAAGAAGCTGCTCAGGAGATCAGGAAGAGCACCTGATGACATTTCCAGCGTAGTACTCGTCGAAAAGGATcg ATCATATGTGAAGTCAGAGGCAGTGCTGAAGATAATGGAATACATAGACTTACCTTTCCCTCAGCTAGCATTGCTCCTACAATTTGTTCCTCT GTTTATTAGGGATTTTGTGTACGACAATGTTGCAGACAACCGTTATAAGATTTTTGGTCGCTCAGATTCATGTGAGATATAG
- the LOC131157207 gene encoding DCC family protein At1g52590, chloroplastic isoform X1: MALPIAGGGARLRVGRSAHVRQTITAFAAVSPPRGDAAGWKEATENFFEQDSRPIMLFDGVCNLCNGGVRLVRENDRRRGIRFAALQSESGKKLLRRSGRAPDDISSVVLVEKDRSYVKSEAVLKIMEYIDLPFPQLALLLQFVPLFIRDFVYDNVADNRYKIFGRSDSCEI; encoded by the exons ATGGCGCTTCCCATCGCCGGTGGCGGCGCACGGTTAAGAGTGGGACGGTCTGCGCACGTTAGACAAACAATTACAGCTTTTGCTGCCGTATCCCCACCCCGAGGCGATGCAGCAGGGTGGAAAGAGGCGACTGAGAATTTCTTCGAGCAAGACTCAAGGCCCATCATGTTATTTGATG GTGTATGCAACTTATGCAATGGTGGTGTGAGGCTTGTGCGCGAAAATGATCGACGTAG GGGAATTAGGTTTGCAGCTCTGCAGAGCGAATCAGGGAAGAAGCTGCTCAGGAGATCAGGAAGAGCACCTGATGACATTTCCAGCGTAGTACTCGTCGAAAAGGATcg ATCATATGTGAAGTCAGAGGCAGTGCTGAAGATAATGGAATACATAGACTTACCTTTCCCTCAGCTAGCATTGCTCCTACAATTTGTTCCTCT GTTTATTAGGGATTTTGTGTACGACAATGTTGCAGACAACCGTTATAAGATTTTTGGTCGCTCAGATTCATGTGAGATATAG